Genomic window (Candidatus Cloacimonadota bacterium):
CGAAGATCCTTTCGCAGAAAAGGCCGTCCTTCTCGGGTTTAAGGGTGCGGTAGTTGAGAGTGTCTGGTTTTGTTATCTCTCCGTGCGACCATTCGTTTATAATCGTTTCCGGTGATGCTAGCTTGATGCGCACAGAATCGTATTCGTTGGGGCGGATTTCACGTCGGGTGTCTTTTAACATCTTTACCTCACTTCGCCCTTTTCATTGTCTTTAAGGAATTCGATATCGAATCCCAGTGACTTGAGCTCGCAGATGAGCACGTTGAATGATTCCGGAATGCCTGGAGGGGGTGGGTTCTCACCTCTTGTGATGGCTTTGAAGGCGTTGTTGCGCCCATCCACATCATCGCTCTTAATGGTGAGCATTTCTTCCAGCAGATGCGCGGCCCCGTATGCTTCCAGAGCCCAGACTTCCATTTCTCCCAAACGCTGTCCGCCGTGCTGGGCTTTCCCACCCAGAGGCTGCTGCGTGATCAGGGAGTAAGGTCCGGTAGAGCGAGCGTGCATCTTATCCGCCACCAAGTGGTTGAGTTTCATCATATAAATGATACCCACTGTTACACGTTCCTTGAAAGGTTCACCGTTTTTACCGTCGTAGAGGACCTGTTTTCCGTCGGTGGGCAATCCAGCCTCTTGCAGCGCGGATTCTATTTCTTCCACTGAAGCGCCGTCGAAGATCGGGGTTTCCACCTCAAAGCCCAAAGTCTGCGCGGCCATGCCCAGATGGGTTTCCATGATTTGGCCGATGTTCATGCGGCTGGGAACGCCCAGAGGGTTAAGAACGATATCCACTGGTGTTCCATCTTCCAGAAACGGCATATCTTCGATTGGGGCCACGATGGAGATCACGCCCTTGTTTCCATGGCGTCCTGCCATCTTGTCCCCAACCTCGATTTTGCGTTTCTTGGCCACGTAGACCTTCACCATCTTGCGAACGCCGTATTGCAGTTCGTCACCGTGTTTGATGCGTTCGCGGGACTTGCGATAAATGTTCTCGCTCTGTTCCAGTGATTGCTTGATTTTGAGAATGATGTCGCTGTATATCTGTTCGTTCTTCTCGGTATCCTGAACCAGATGAGCGTCCAAGTCCAATTTTTTAAAGTTGATCCGGGCTATATCCGCTTTGGTGATCTTTTTGCCAGGGGCTATAAAATAGACATTTGTCTTTTCATCCCAGATGGTTTGGGCAACTTGGCCCAGAAGGGCTGCGGAGAGCTTTTCTTCCTTGAATTCCTCCACCTTTCTGCGGCGCAGGTTCAGGTCGCTTTTCAGCTTGTTGTATTTTTCGTCCTTGTCCTCTTCCTGTTCCATGCCCTCTTCCAGCCGGGAAAACATTTTCACGTCAATCACCACGCCTTCCATGCCGGGTTTGGCCTTGAGCGAGCTGTTGGTGAAATCACCAGCCCGGTCTCCGAAAAGGGCACGCATCAGATTTTCCTCCGGGGAAGGATCGATCTCGATGCTCTTGGGAGTAACCTTGCCCACAATGATATCGCCGGCCTGGATCACTGATCCCACGCGGACTATACCGGTTTTGTCCAGATTGCGCAAAGCATGGGCGGGAACGTTGGGTATGTCGTAGGCCAGTTCTTCGCGCCCATTCTTCACGTTGCGCACCAGCACTTCCATCTCTTCAATGTAGATAGATGTGAGAGTATCCTCACGGGCCACCTTTTCGCTGAGAATGATGGCATCCTCATAGTTGTAACCGTACCAAGGCATGAAAGCCACAAGCAGATTGGTGCCCAAGGCCAGGCGATTGTCTTCGACGCAGCCACCGTCCGAGATTGGCTGGCCCTTGCGGACCTTGTCGCCAATCCGAACAACAGGACGCTGATTGTTGCAGGTATCCTGGTTTGTGCGCACGAATTTCTTGAGCTCGATGCGGTTTCCCGTGCTCAGATAGTAAGCCTCGTCCGTTTCGCTGGTAGGCTTGATCTCCACATAGGCGGAGGTGACGTTGGTTACTGTACCGTCGTAGGGTGCCACGGCAATGTTGGAAGTGTCCATGGTGGCAATCTTTTCCATGCCAGTGCCCACAACCGGAGCTTTGGGATTGATCAGCGGAACAGCCTGACGTTGCATGTTCGAACCCATCAGGGCGCGGTTGGCATCGTCATGCTCGAGGAAAGGGATCATTGCCGCAGAAACGGAAACCATCTGTTGCGGGGAAACATCCATGTAATGCAGCTGTTTTGGATCCGCCAGGATGAAATCGCCCTTGTCGCGGGCGAAAACCGCCTCGTCGATGATCCTGCGATTATCATCCAAAGTCACATTGCATTGGCCAATGATGTATTTCTCTTCCTGAGCTGAGTCCAAGTATTCATACTCGTTTGTCACCACCCCATCTACGATTTTACGGTAGGGTGTTTCCATGAAGCCAAATTTGTTGATTCGAGAATAGATGGATGGAGACACGATAAGACCGATATTAGGCCCTTCCGGGGTTTCAATTGGGCAGATGCGTCCGTAGTGGGAAGCATGAACGTCGCGCACTTCAAACCCAGCCCTTTCACGGGTGAGGCCACCCGGGCCCAAAGCTGAGAAAGCGCGTTTGTGTCGTAGCGCTGCCAGTGGGTTGGTTTGCTCCATAAATTGGGAGAGCTGGCCTGTGAGGAAGAATGACTGCACCACCGAAATCAGCGCATTACTGTTCACCAGATCGTGCACGGTGACTTCGTCGGTGTTGGAAATAGCCATGCGTTCATTAATGATCCGAGCAACCATGGACAAGCCGGTTTTATACTGCTCTTCCAATAACTCGCCCACGGTGCGAACACGCCGGTTCGAAAGGTTGTCAATGTCGTCAACCACATCTTGGTCATGGTAGATTCTAACCAAGGTCTTGAAAATGTGTACGAAGTCTTCCACGCAGAGAGTCAGAAGGTTGGGAACGACGTCGATGCCAAGGCGGGTGTTTATCTTGTAACGGCCAACCTCATCGAGGTTGTAGCGTTTTTCGTTGAAAAACATCCTGTCAACCAAGGCTTTTGCTGTTTCCAGGGTGGCATCTTCGCCAGGCCGGATCAGGCTATAGATCTTTTTAAGGGCGTCTTCCTGATTTTCGGTGGGGTCTTTGGCAATGGTGTTTTCCAGCACTTTTCGGGCGATCTCATATTCATAGTCGATCACCTCTACCTTTTTGATGCCGTTCTCTTCCAATATTTTGATCAGGGAATCGGTCACCTGCTCATTCACGGTTGCCAAGGGATCTTCAGAACCCTTGACCCTGATCTCTTCGTAGAGATGGCGGCCTTTCGCCTCTTTCAGCTTCAGGGTCTCGCTGACGTAAAACACCTTGCGCAAATCTTGGTTTGTGGAAATTCCGATGGCTCGGAGCAGGACGGTGACCGGAAGTTTACGGCGTTTGTCGATGTGCACATACATCACGTCGTGGATATCGATGTCAAATTCCAGCCAGGAACCATTGTAAGGAATCACCTTGGCTGAATAAAGGGTTTTGCCGCTGGTGTGCTTTTCCTCTGAGAAAAATACACCGGGTGAACGCTGAAGCTGGGATATGACCACCCGCTCAGCGCCGTTGATTATGAAAGTGCCTTGGTCTGTGATGAGGGGGATTTCACCCAAAAACACATCCTGTTCGATGGTATCCTTGTGTTCCCTGACCCCTTCGTTCTGTTCGTATATCGTGAGCCTTAGCTTGACTTTAAGGGGTGCCTGATAGGAAAGATTGCGTTCCCGGCACTCGTCGATGGAATACTTCTCCTGCAGGATATTGTATTCTTGGAATTCCAGCAAAAAGTTGCCTTTTATGTCCTCGATCGGGAAAATGGACTCAAAAACTTCCTGAAGCCCTTTTTTCTCCCGGCGCTTGGGATGGATGTCCTTTTGCAAAAAGTCATTGAACGAATCCACTTGCATAGCGAGCAGATTGGGTATTTC
Coding sequences:
- the rpoB gene encoding DNA-directed RNA polymerase subunit beta, which gives rise to MRKTKSFSKISGRFAELGIPEVEIPNLLAMQVDSFNDFLQKDIHPKRREKKGLQEVFESIFPIEDIKGNFLLEFQEYNILQEKYSIDECRERNLSYQAPLKVKLRLTIYEQNEGVREHKDTIEQDVFLGEIPLITDQGTFIINGAERVVISQLQRSPGVFFSEEKHTSGKTLYSAKVIPYNGSWLEFDIDIHDVMYVHIDKRRKLPVTVLLRAIGISTNQDLRKVFYVSETLKLKEAKGRHLYEEIRVKGSEDPLATVNEQVTDSLIKILEENGIKKVEVIDYEYEIARKVLENTIAKDPTENQEDALKKIYSLIRPGEDATLETAKALVDRMFFNEKRYNLDEVGRYKINTRLGIDVVPNLLTLCVEDFVHIFKTLVRIYHDQDVVDDIDNLSNRRVRTVGELLEEQYKTGLSMVARIINERMAISNTDEVTVHDLVNSNALISVVQSFFLTGQLSQFMEQTNPLAALRHKRAFSALGPGGLTRERAGFEVRDVHASHYGRICPIETPEGPNIGLIVSPSIYSRINKFGFMETPYRKIVDGVVTNEYEYLDSAQEEKYIIGQCNVTLDDNRRIIDEAVFARDKGDFILADPKQLHYMDVSPQQMVSVSAAMIPFLEHDDANRALMGSNMQRQAVPLINPKAPVVGTGMEKIATMDTSNIAVAPYDGTVTNVTSAYVEIKPTSETDEAYYLSTGNRIELKKFVRTNQDTCNNQRPVVRIGDKVRKGQPISDGGCVEDNRLALGTNLLVAFMPWYGYNYEDAIILSEKVAREDTLTSIYIEEMEVLVRNVKNGREELAYDIPNVPAHALRNLDKTGIVRVGSVIQAGDIIVGKVTPKSIEIDPSPEENLMRALFGDRAGDFTNSSLKAKPGMEGVVIDVKMFSRLEEGMEQEEDKDEKYNKLKSDLNLRRRKVEEFKEEKLSAALLGQVAQTIWDEKTNVYFIAPGKKITKADIARINFKKLDLDAHLVQDTEKNEQIYSDIILKIKQSLEQSENIYRKSRERIKHGDELQYGVRKMVKVYVAKKRKIEVGDKMAGRHGNKGVISIVAPIEDMPFLEDGTPVDIVLNPLGVPSRMNIGQIMETHLGMAAQTLGFEVETPIFDGASVEEIESALQEAGLPTDGKQVLYDGKNGEPFKERVTVGIIYMMKLNHLVADKMHARSTGPYSLITQQPLGGKAQHGGQRLGEMEVWALEAYGAAHLLEEMLTIKSDDVDGRNNAFKAITRGENPPPPGIPESFNVLICELKSLGFDIEFLKDNEKGEVR